The Claveliimonas bilis genome window below encodes:
- a CDS encoding HlyD family efflux transporter periplasmic adaptor subunit, with the protein MTGNEINNIQVYRKKWNINIGVIIFGVIFVYLVVTVLMYATAKHVSSYEVREGSILKDTSYTGLVLREETVIGAEADGYINYFAPEGSKVGRKTNVYSISSEKLDFSGQENTEESEDSGLTSEERDSIIQKAQSFSENFQNNKYEDTYTFKDSIENILSSSTAQSRQAQLSAMIESGQEGLTTYVASDDGIIVYSVDGYEDLAMDQVTADMISRADYQKTELFNNTKVKSGDPAYKLVTNEEWTLVIQLDEEMTKELADTTSVKVRFTKDDQTTWAGFQIYNTEDADLGFLTFDHSMVRYVGERFLDIELILEDETGLKIPKSSVTEKEFYIIPEDYITLGGNSSQSGVLVQSDGEDASFHAVDVYYRDSETGMVYLNMDELKKGDVLIKPDSADTYTISEKASLQGVYNINKGYAEFKPVEILCESEEYYIVKSGNDYGLTNYDHIALDGSEIQENELVM; encoded by the coding sequence TTGACTGGAAATGAGATAAACAACATTCAGGTTTACCGCAAAAAGTGGAATATAAATATAGGGGTCATTATTTTCGGAGTTATCTTTGTTTATTTGGTTGTTACTGTTTTGATGTACGCAACCGCTAAACATGTGTCATCTTATGAAGTGCGGGAGGGATCAATCTTAAAGGATACTTCCTATACCGGCCTTGTTCTCAGAGAGGAAACTGTTATTGGAGCAGAGGCAGATGGATATATCAATTACTTTGCACCGGAAGGCAGTAAAGTAGGCAGAAAGACCAATGTTTACAGTATTTCTTCTGAAAAATTGGATTTTTCCGGTCAGGAAAACACAGAGGAATCAGAGGATTCCGGTTTAACTTCCGAGGAAAGAGACTCTATTATCCAAAAAGCCCAAAGTTTTAGTGAAAATTTTCAGAACAATAAATATGAGGATACCTATACGTTTAAAGATTCCATTGAAAATATTCTGTCAAGCAGCACAGCCCAGAGCCGGCAGGCACAGCTTAGCGCCATGATAGAAAGCGGTCAGGAGGGGCTGACAACCTATGTCGCATCTGATGACGGGATTATTGTATATTCGGTAGACGGATATGAAGATCTTGCTATGGATCAGGTAACTGCCGACATGATATCGCGGGCAGATTATCAGAAAACAGAGCTTTTTAACAATACAAAGGTCAAAAGCGGCGATCCTGCCTACAAGCTTGTGACAAACGAAGAGTGGACGCTTGTGATCCAGCTGGATGAGGAAATGACAAAAGAGCTGGCAGACACAACCAGTGTAAAGGTCAGATTTACAAAAGATGATCAGACAACATGGGCAGGATTCCAGATTTATAATACGGAAGACGCCGACCTTGGTTTCCTCACATTTGATCATTCAATGGTAAGATATGTAGGAGAGCGTTTTCTGGATATTGAACTGATCCTGGAGGATGAAACAGGTCTTAAAATTCCCAAATCCTCTGTAACAGAAAAAGAATTCTACATAATTCCTGAAGATTACATCACTTTGGGCGGCAACAGCAGCCAGTCCGGCGTTCTGGTCCAGAGCGATGGAGAAGATGCTTCCTTCCACGCAGTGGATGTATATTATCGTGACAGTGAGACAGGTATGGTCTATCTGAATATGGATGAGTTAAAAAAGGGAGATGTTTTGATCAAACCGGATTCAGCAGATACATATACCATTTCCGAGAAGGCTTCTTTGCAGGGAGTTTACAATATTAATAAAGGATATGCAGAGTTTAAACCTGTGGAAATTCTCTGTGAGAGTGAGGAATATTATATTGTGAAATCCGGCAATGATTATGGATTGACAAATTACGATCATATTGCTTTAGATGGAAGTGAAATTCAGGAAAATGAGCTTGTAATGTAA
- a CDS encoding YggS family pyridoxal phosphate-dependent enzyme, whose protein sequence is MLQDNFREVEQRIEAACRRSGRDPKEVTLIAVSKTKPVEMLQEAYDFGTRIFGENKVQELTEKYDQLPKDIHWHLIGHLQRNKVKYIIDKVDLIHSVDSVRLAEAIDKEAQKHGITANILIEVNVAGEESKFGISPEETESFIEKIAGFSHIKVCGLMTIAPFVENPEENRPYFQRLRKLSVDIAAKKVNNVTMSILSMGMTNDFEVAVEEGATMVRVGTGLFGVRDYARI, encoded by the coding sequence ATGTTACAGGATAATTTCAGGGAAGTAGAACAGAGGATTGAAGCAGCCTGCAGACGTTCCGGCCGTGATCCGAAGGAGGTTACACTGATTGCTGTCAGTAAAACAAAACCTGTGGAAATGCTGCAGGAAGCCTATGATTTTGGCACAAGGATCTTCGGCGAAAATAAAGTTCAGGAATTGACCGAAAAATACGATCAGCTTCCCAAAGATATTCATTGGCATCTGATCGGACATTTGCAGAGAAATAAGGTCAAATATATCATCGATAAAGTTGATCTGATCCATTCTGTAGATTCCGTCCGTCTGGCAGAAGCAATAGACAAAGAAGCGCAGAAACATGGGATTACCGCTAATATTCTGATTGAGGTAAATGTGGCGGGAGAGGAGAGCAAATTCGGTATCTCACCGGAAGAAACCGAAAGCTTTATAGAAAAAATTGCTGGATTTTCCCATATAAAAGTGTGTGGATTGATGACAATTGCTCCTTTTGTAGAAAATCCGGAAGAAAATCGGCCATATTTTCAGCGTTTACGTAAATTATCTGTTGACATCGCGGCAAAAAAAGTTAATAATGTTACTATGAGTATTCTCTCAATGGGCATGACCAATGATTTTGAAGTGGCGGTCGAAGAGGGCGCCACGATGGTTCGCGTTGGAACCGGGTTATTTGGTGTGCGTGATTATGCTCGTATTTAG
- a CDS encoding cell division protein SepF — protein sequence MRVLDKFLDIMKLSDEDDDYDNDDFFDDEYDDDYDDRPAKKGGLLSRFKGKEYDDNYDDDYDDYDDRAPRSSSRNSQSSSHAVSSAGNNKVTPMRQPASRRNAPNMEVCVIKPSSVEDAREITETLLSGRTVILNLEGLDLEVAQRIIDFTSGATFAISGNLQKISNYIFLVTPTNVDISGDLQDLLNTSFDASSMRTRF from the coding sequence ATGAGAGTATTAGATAAGTTTCTTGACATTATGAAATTAAGCGACGAAGATGACGATTACGATAACGATGATTTTTTCGATGATGAATATGATGATGATTATGATGACAGACCTGCAAAAAAAGGCGGTCTTCTTTCACGATTTAAAGGGAAAGAATATGATGATAATTATGATGATGACTACGATGATTATGATGACAGAGCGCCTAGATCTTCATCCAGAAATTCCCAGAGTTCTTCCCACGCTGTAAGCAGTGCCGGAAATAATAAAGTGACGCCTATGCGTCAGCCGGCATCCCGAAGAAACGCGCCGAATATGGAAGTATGTGTCATTAAGCCGTCTTCTGTTGAAGATGCCCGTGAGATTACAGAAACTCTTCTCAGTGGACGCACTGTTATTCTGAATCTGGAAGGCCTGGATCTTGAAGTGGCACAAAGGATCATTGATTTTACATCCGGTGCAACTTTTGCTATCAGCGGCAATCTGCAGAAGATTTCCAATTACATATTCCTTGTTACACCTACAAATGTAGATATTTCCGGAGATCTTCAGGATCTTTTGAATACCTCTTTTGACGCATCTTCTATGCGTACCAGATTTTAG
- a CDS encoding RNA-binding protein, whose amino-acid sequence MNKEELLLQKRLVELSNTAYQRDIVTFTDFLNLNELNILHSTPKHMFPAAYETYGGYEAAERQMVAFLPDALYYEYRYPVEILKISPVNLKFAENLSHRDYLGGILHLGIERCCLGDLLVSEECCRVFVTDSMADYICRNLTRIRHTTVKVSVENMENFHYTPNLELHKGTVSTVRLDSVLSVAFPLSRSKLTGLIEGGKVFVNGKLITTNACRLKENDIISVRGMGRIKYLGILSETKKGRLYIEIGKYI is encoded by the coding sequence ATGAATAAGGAAGAATTATTGCTTCAGAAACGTCTTGTGGAGCTTTCTAACACGGCATATCAAAGAGATATTGTTACTTTTACAGACTTTCTGAACCTGAATGAACTGAATATTTTACATTCCACTCCGAAACATATGTTTCCGGCAGCATATGAAACATATGGCGGATACGAAGCAGCAGAGCGTCAGATGGTTGCCTTTCTACCTGATGCTCTTTATTATGAGTACCGGTATCCTGTAGAAATCCTGAAGATTTCTCCGGTTAATCTGAAATTTGCGGAGAATCTTTCTCACCGGGATTATCTGGGCGGAATCCTTCATCTCGGAATTGAACGGTGCTGCCTCGGAGATCTTCTTGTATCAGAAGAGTGCTGCCGTGTATTTGTCACAGATTCCATGGCGGACTATATCTGCCGAAATTTGACAAGGATCCGCCATACGACAGTGAAAGTATCTGTGGAAAATATGGAGAATTTCCACTATACGCCGAATCTTGAACTTCACAAAGGAACTGTTTCCACGGTACGTCTGGATTCCGTTCTCTCTGTTGCATTCCCTTTGTCGCGCAGCAAGCTGACCGGACTTATAGAGGGCGGAAAAGTGTTTGTCAACGGAAAGCTGATCACCACAAATGCCTGCAGACTGAAAGAAAATGATATTATTTCTGTCCGGGGCATGGGACGTATAAAGTACCTGGGCATACTTTCAGAGACAAAAAAAGGGCGTTTGTATATCGAAATAGGAAAGTATATCTGA
- the lspA gene encoding signal peptidase II, translating to MEENQKRQNKHYIAAFILAAAGVLLDQWSKYLAVTYLKDKNPIDLIPGIFQLTYLENRGAAFGILQGKQWFFYISTFLVMGAVIWIYMKIPASKKFLPLRICAILIVSGAIGNLIDRIRLQYVIDFFYFKLIDFPVFNVADIFVTVSTILLLVLVLFYYKEEDFEQILYSGRDKRDPDR from the coding sequence ATGGAAGAAAATCAGAAAAGACAAAATAAACATTATATTGCGGCATTCATCCTGGCGGCGGCAGGTGTTCTGCTTGATCAATGGAGCAAATATCTGGCTGTCACATATTTGAAGGATAAGAATCCTATCGATTTGATCCCCGGCATTTTTCAGCTTACCTATCTTGAAAATCGCGGGGCTGCTTTTGGTATTCTCCAGGGAAAACAATGGTTTTTCTATATCAGTACCTTTCTTGTGATGGGCGCGGTTATCTGGATTTATATGAAAATTCCGGCCTCAAAAAAGTTCCTGCCTCTTCGGATCTGCGCTATTTTGATCGTTTCCGGGGCAATCGGCAATTTGATCGATCGCATCCGGCTGCAGTATGTGATTGATTTCTTTTATTTTAAGCTGATCGATTTCCCGGTTTTCAATGTTGCGGATATTTTTGTGACAGTATCGACGATCCTTCTGTTAGTTCTGGTACTGTTTTATTATAAGGAGGAAGACTTTGAACAAATACTTTACAGCGGAAGAGACAAGCGGGATCCGGATCGATAA
- a CDS encoding RluA family pseudouridine synthase gives MNKYFTAEETSGIRIDKYLAEEMPELSRSHIQKLIKEKMVCVNGKPVKSGYRLCFDDSIEVSIPEVKEPEIEAENIPLDVLYEDEDIIVVNKPKGMVVHPAPGHYSGTLVNALMYHCKDQLSGINGVMRPGIVHRIDMDTTGSLLVCKNDMAHQNLALQLKEHSIRRVYEAIVTGNLKTDSGTIDAPIGRSPVDRKKMSTRAKNGRRAVTHYKVLERFGDYTYIQCELETGRTHQIRVHMASIGHPLLGDTVYGSSKVPIRGLQGQTLHAKTLGIIHPRTGEYLEVNAPLPEYFLNLLDRLTKK, from the coding sequence TTGAACAAATACTTTACAGCGGAAGAGACAAGCGGGATCCGGATCGATAAGTATCTGGCAGAAGAGATGCCGGAATTGTCCCGCTCTCACATACAGAAGCTGATAAAAGAAAAGATGGTCTGTGTCAACGGAAAGCCTGTAAAAAGCGGTTACAGGCTTTGTTTTGATGACAGCATAGAAGTTTCCATACCGGAGGTAAAAGAACCGGAAATCGAGGCAGAAAACATCCCTCTTGACGTTCTCTATGAGGATGAAGATATCATCGTTGTAAATAAACCGAAAGGAATGGTGGTACATCCGGCTCCCGGGCATTACAGCGGCACTCTGGTCAATGCATTGATGTATCACTGCAAAGATCAGCTTTCCGGTATTAACGGCGTTATGCGTCCGGGAATCGTCCACAGAATTGATATGGATACAACCGGATCCCTTCTTGTCTGCAAAAATGATATGGCTCACCAGAATCTTGCTCTTCAGTTAAAAGAACATTCTATCCGACGTGTATATGAAGCGATCGTTACGGGAAATTTAAAAACAGACAGCGGTACAATAGATGCGCCTATTGGCAGAAGTCCTGTAGACCGGAAAAAAATGAGCACCAGGGCGAAAAACGGAAGGCGTGCGGTAACTCATTATAAAGTATTGGAGCGATTCGGGGATTACACCTATATACAGTGTGAGCTTGAGACAGGACGCACCCACCAGATCAGGGTGCATATGGCATCCATCGGCCATCCGCTTCTCGGCGACACTGTATATGGATCTTCAAAGGTTCCGATCCGCGGTCTTCAGGGACAGACACTTCACGCTAAAACTTTAGGGATCATTCATCCAAGGACAGGCGAATACCTGGAAGTAAATGCGCCCCTGCCAGAATATTTTCTGAATCTATTAGACAGACTAACAAAAAAATAG
- a CDS encoding AAA family ATPase: MEKTNTIITIGREFGSAGREIGYKVAKDFGIKLYDKEMLGRAAKESGICEELFEAHDEKPTNSFLYSLVMDTYSLGYSGGNYTDMPINHKVFLAQFDAIKKIADEGPCILVGRCADYALEEYDNVLSVFIHAKMEARIRRIARIYDLTDAKAKDLIQKTDKKRSSYYNYYTNKRWSDAESYDICLDSSVLGIEGTAEAIKQLVAIKENGGDRKL, encoded by the coding sequence ATGGAAAAAACAAATACAATTATTACCATAGGAAGAGAGTTTGGCAGTGCCGGACGTGAGATCGGTTATAAGGTTGCAAAGGATTTCGGCATCAAATTATACGATAAGGAAATGCTTGGCAGAGCGGCAAAAGAAAGTGGTATCTGTGAAGAATTATTTGAAGCCCACGACGAAAAACCGACCAACAGCTTCTTATATTCTCTGGTTATGGATACATATTCCCTGGGATATTCCGGCGGGAATTATACAGATATGCCGATCAACCACAAAGTATTTCTGGCACAGTTTGACGCCATCAAAAAAATAGCGGACGAAGGCCCCTGTATTCTGGTCGGACGATGTGCGGACTATGCACTGGAGGAATATGACAATGTTCTGAGTGTATTTATTCACGCCAAGATGGAAGCCCGTATCCGCCGGATCGCAAGAATTTATGACCTGACAGACGCAAAAGCAAAGGATCTGATCCAGAAGACTGATAAAAAGCGTTCCAGCTATTATAATTATTATACGAACAAACGCTGGTCTGACGCAGAAAGCTATGATATCTGCCTTGACAGCTCTGTCCTTGGCATTGAAGGAACTGCGGAAGCCATCAAACAGCTTGTAGCAATTAAAGAAAACGGCGGAGACCGTAAATTGTAA
- a CDS encoding tRNA 2-thiocytidine biosynthesis TtcA family protein encodes MKLQQLLSYTRKAVDEYQMIEKGDHIAVGISGGKDSLTLLYALHGLKRFYPQTFNLSAITVDLGYEKCDFSPVVELCRELDVPYKIVKTDIAHILFEERKESNPCSLCAKMRKGALNQAVKEMGCNKVAYAHHKDDIIETMLLSLIFEGRFYSFSPRTYLDRMDLTVIRPIMFVDEADVIGFKNKYDLPVVKSRCPIDGYTKRQYAKELVHQLNAEHPGAKQRMFTAILNGDIKGWPERIPHVR; translated from the coding sequence ATGAAATTACAGCAATTATTGAGCTATACAAGAAAAGCCGTAGATGAATACCAGATGATTGAAAAAGGCGACCATATTGCAGTAGGTATCTCCGGCGGAAAAGACAGTCTTACTCTTCTCTATGCGCTGCATGGATTGAAACGTTTTTATCCACAGACATTTAATCTGAGCGCCATTACAGTAGACCTGGGTTATGAAAAATGCGATTTCAGCCCGGTTGTGGAGCTTTGCAGAGAACTTGATGTTCCCTACAAAATTGTTAAAACGGATATTGCTCACATTTTATTCGAGGAACGAAAAGAAAGCAATCCCTGCTCTCTCTGTGCAAAGATGAGAAAAGGCGCTCTGAATCAGGCAGTAAAAGAAATGGGCTGCAATAAAGTTGCCTATGCTCATCACAAGGATGATATCATTGAAACAATGCTTCTTTCTCTGATCTTTGAGGGAAGGTTCTATTCCTTCTCGCCGAGAACTTATCTGGACCGCATGGATCTGACCGTTATCCGCCCCATTATGTTTGTGGATGAAGCAGATGTCATTGGATTTAAAAATAAATATGATCTTCCTGTTGTAAAAAGCAGGTGCCCTATTGACGGTTACACAAAACGCCAATACGCAAAAGAGCTGGTGCATCAGTTGAATGCAGAGCATCCTGGGGCAAAGCAGCGAATGTTTACAGCAATTTTGAATGGAGACATTAAGGGATGGCCGGAACGGATCCCCCATGTCAGATAA
- a CDS encoding tyrosine-type recombinase/integrase → MPNAKNKTYHEQTEIDYTIRLREILKTLPPFAKDFFRAIEPTSSIRTRMNYAYDIRVFFHFLMENNPIYSKYSITQFTVADLDDLEPVDIEEYMEYLKVYRREDDEVMTNGEKGLARKMSALRSFYAYYHKHQYISHNPTLLVDMPKQHEKAIIRLDADEVALLLDHVESCGESLSGQARRYYEKTKERDLAILTLLLGTGIRVSECVGLDITDVDFKNDGVTVTRKGGNQMVVYFGDEVESALMKYIGGSRKAVDPLPGHENALFLSTQRRRMGVQAVENMVKKYARQVTPNKKITPHKLRSTYGTSLYKETGDIYLVADVLGHKDVNTTKKHYAAIDENRRRQAASAVRLREP, encoded by the coding sequence ATGCCAAATGCAAAGAATAAAACATATCATGAACAGACAGAAATCGATTATACGATAAGACTTCGTGAAATTCTGAAAACGCTGCCTCCTTTTGCAAAGGATTTCTTTCGTGCTATCGAACCGACATCATCTATTCGTACCCGAATGAATTACGCTTATGATATACGTGTTTTTTTTCACTTTTTAATGGAAAATAATCCGATCTACAGTAAATATTCTATCACCCAGTTTACAGTGGCTGATTTGGATGATCTGGAGCCTGTAGATATTGAGGAATATATGGAATATCTGAAAGTATACAGGCGTGAGGATGATGAGGTGATGACAAACGGGGAAAAAGGTCTTGCCCGGAAAATGTCCGCGCTTAGAAGCTTCTATGCCTATTATCATAAACACCAGTATATTTCTCATAATCCTACACTTCTTGTAGATATGCCGAAACAGCATGAAAAAGCCATTATCCGCCTGGATGCAGATGAAGTGGCGCTTCTTCTGGACCATGTGGAATCCTGCGGAGAATCTTTGTCCGGACAGGCCAGAAGATATTACGAAAAGACAAAAGAAAGAGATCTTGCTATTCTCACACTTCTTTTGGGTACAGGAATCCGTGTTTCCGAGTGTGTCGGACTTGATATTACGGATGTAGATTTTAAAAATGACGGGGTTACTGTCACCAGAAAAGGCGGCAATCAGATGGTTGTGTATTTCGGAGATGAGGTGGAATCCGCTCTTATGAAATATATTGGGGGAAGCCGAAAGGCTGTGGATCCCCTTCCCGGACATGAAAATGCCCTCTTCCTCTCCACCCAGCGCCGGCGTATGGGGGTTCAGGCAGTGGAAAATATGGTGAAAAAATATGCCCGCCAGGTAACACCTAATAAAAAAATCACTCCCCACAAGCTTCGCAGCACCTATGGAACTTCTCTTTATAAAGAAACCGGAGATATTTATCTGGTAGCGGACGTTTTGGGACATAAAGATGTAAATACAACGAAAAAGCATTATGCTGCAATCGATGAAAACAGACGCCGGCAGGCGGCGTCTGCTGTCCGTCTAAGAGAACCTTAA
- a CDS encoding LysM peptidoglycan-binding domain-containing protein: MMGAHRLHAASKRRREVFREKFTLITIAAFIALCFSVMIGARLVWAQDETASVQTETSSEAYYGSIEIDSGDTLWDIAETYAKGTNMSVSEYVDQLKSMNQLTDETIYAGQHLTVAYYK, from the coding sequence ATGATGGGAGCACACAGATTACATGCAGCAAGCAAACGTAGAAGAGAAGTATTTCGTGAAAAATTTACTTTAATAACGATAGCCGCTTTCATTGCGCTTTGTTTTAGTGTTATGATCGGAGCAAGACTGGTATGGGCACAGGATGAAACGGCTTCTGTACAGACAGAGACTTCTTCAGAGGCATATTATGGAAGTATTGAAATCGATTCCGGAGATACGCTGTGGGATATTGCTGAAACATATGCAAAAGGAACAAACATGAGCGTATCTGAATATGTAGATCAGCTGAAAAGTATGAACCAGCTTACAGATGAAACGATTTACGCTGGGCAGCATTTGACAGTTGCCTATTACAAATAG